In Patescibacteria group bacterium, a genomic segment contains:
- the frr gene encoding ribosome recycling factor: MIADILKDADVKMSASIVNLKSDLTKIRTGRAQGSLVEDILVSYYGMNTSLKELASISVPEASLIQIKPFDRNSLGDIETAIRNADLGLTPVNDGTFVRLSLPPITEERRIELSKQVKKTGEEAKVSLRTIRGDAWSRVQGLIKNNEATEDDKYQAEKDLNELIERKNKEVDLMITEKESEVMKI, encoded by the coding sequence ATGATTGCAGATATTTTGAAAGATGCCGATGTAAAAATGTCAGCATCTATCGTAAACCTGAAATCCGATCTTACAAAAATTCGCACGGGCCGAGCGCAAGGTTCGTTGGTTGAAGATATTCTAGTTTCGTATTATGGCATGAATACTTCGCTCAAAGAGTTGGCTAGCATTTCTGTTCCTGAAGCAAGCCTAATTCAAATCAAACCCTTTGATCGAAATTCTCTTGGAGATATTGAAACCGCAATCAGAAATGCAGACCTTGGCCTAACTCCAGTAAACGATGGAACGTTTGTCCGCTTGAGTTTGCCACCAATTACAGAAGAACGCAGAATCGAACTTTCCAAACAGGTTAAAAAAACCGGAGAAGAAGCCAAGGTGTCACTTCGCACAATTCGTGGCGATGCTTGGTCGCGTGTTCAGGGCCTTATTAAAAATAATGAAGCGACTGAGGATGATAAATATCAAGCAGAAAAAGATCTGAATGAGCTAATAGAGCGGAAAAATAAAGAAGTTGATTTAATGATCACTGAAAAAGAATCTGAAGTAATGAAGATCTAA